One window from the genome of Cyclobacterium amurskyense encodes:
- a CDS encoding ABC transporter ATP-binding protein has protein sequence MLSVKLEGGGKKFQREWIFRNLNLDITVGKKTAIIGSNGSGKSTLLKCLSSQMPLTEGKLSFTQFNKNILEEDIYKHLTISAPYLEFPEELSLKEFLNFHFRFKNLIKGIDIPQLIEIMYLENSLNKPLSYFSSGMKQRLKLGICFFSDAPLLLLDEPTSNLDERGINWYRDLMQKYCSEKCVLIASNDKREFDFCENIISIEDYKLKRTL, from the coding sequence ATGTTATCAGTAAAACTGGAGGGAGGGGGAAAGAAATTTCAGCGTGAGTGGATCTTCAGAAATCTAAATCTTGACATCACTGTTGGTAAAAAAACGGCCATTATCGGAAGTAATGGTTCGGGAAAATCTACATTATTGAAATGTTTGTCTTCCCAAATGCCCCTTACTGAAGGAAAATTGAGCTTCACTCAATTTAATAAAAACATCTTAGAAGAAGATATTTACAAGCACCTTACCATTAGTGCACCTTATCTGGAGTTCCCAGAAGAGTTGTCATTAAAGGAATTTTTAAATTTTCACTTCAGGTTCAAAAACTTAATTAAGGGGATAGACATCCCTCAACTAATAGAAATAATGTACCTTGAGAACTCCCTTAATAAACCCTTAAGTTATTTTTCTTCTGGAATGAAACAACGGTTAAAATTGGGGATTTGTTTTTTCTCTGACGCACCATTACTGCTATTAGACGAACCAACCTCTAACCTCGATGAAAGAGGAATAAACTGGTACAGAGATTTGATGCAAAAATATTGTAGCGAGAAATGCGTACTTATTGCTTCAAATGATAAAAGAGAATTTGATTTTTGCGAAAATATTATTTCAATTGAGGATTATAAACTAAAGCGAACCCTTTGA
- a CDS encoding nuclear transport factor 2 family protein, giving the protein MYKYLFILCFLSSTALMAQEKQIVAVEKAVSELVDAMVAGDASRLKKITDANLSYGHSNGLLENQSEFIEALSSGNSNFTEINIENQTVNITGKIALVRHFLIGKTLNKGSGPAPVNLGVLTVWHKKGKSWILLARQAYKR; this is encoded by the coding sequence ATGTATAAATATCTCTTTATCCTATGTTTCCTTAGCTCAACAGCATTAATGGCTCAGGAAAAACAAATAGTAGCAGTAGAAAAGGCCGTTTCTGAATTGGTGGATGCAATGGTGGCAGGCGATGCTTCCCGCCTAAAAAAAATCACAGATGCAAATTTATCCTATGGCCACTCCAATGGTCTTCTGGAAAATCAAAGTGAATTCATTGAAGCACTTAGTTCCGGGAATTCCAATTTTACTGAAATTAATATAGAAAATCAAACAGTAAATATTACTGGTAAAATTGCTTTAGTAAGGCATTTTTTAATTGGAAAAACACTCAACAAAGGCAGTGGTCCAGCACCTGTGAATCTTGGTGTATTAACTGTATGGCATAAGAAAGGAAAATCCTGGATTTTACTT